Within the Halorhabdus rudnickae genome, the region ATTGATATCACTAATCGTTCCGTGGCTCAAGTAGAGCCTCACCATGATCTCTCCTGGGATCCACCCGCCATATTGTTCAACCCCCCACATCATCTCTATTACATGAAGATGCGACAATAATTTTTGCTTGTACACGACTCATCTCATCCTTTTCAGGTTGAGGAAGTCGCGCATCAGCGGATTCTATCCCTTGTACGTCTGCTAACTTCGAGGGACTAGATTTTTCAGTAGTCTGAAAAACCCATCTATCTGTTTGTCTGTTCGTGCCTTGGTGCTTACTGTTCGCTTTTGATTGCTTGGTGGTTACTGCGCGTGGTTTCTTTTGCTCCTCTAGACGAAGGTATCCTTTCTCTATCGCGGTGTTGAAGTTATCGACACCGTTTTGATAGACTTCCAAGGTGGACTTCCTGACTTCGGGTGTACTCACGTCCAGAACGAATCGCCCATCCTCAACCGCAATCCAACGTGATCTCGATTGAGACTTGTCAACTCGACGCCTTTTACCTCTTTTACCCTTTCTAGCGGCTACGAGACCGCTTGCGCCGATCATGGCGCTAACGCAACAGCCAGTACTTTGGAGGACCTGTCTTCTGGTTTGTCTGTTTTCTTCAGACAGCACAAAATATAATATACCGAATATATAATTTCCAGATTCAATTATGTATTCTGAGCGTTGCGAAATACCGTTACCCAGCGAGTATCCTACTACGGAAAGTACCTGATCCAGAACGAAGACGGCAAGTGGGTTCGAAATCCGGCCTACGAGGGAACTGAGCGGAATCGGACACCCTACGAGTACGTCGGTGGTGCCGACAGTCAAGAAGTGGTGGACTCCGGAGCGAATGGGAACCCCGAAAAGAGCGAGCAGGCGGCGACCGACGGTGGCGATCCCACGTCAGACGGGATCGATGATTGAGAGCCGGATTGTGTTTGGGCAGTATCCTGCTGGCAACGAATCAGTCCCTTGAAGTCATCGGCGGGCATCCCTCAGCCCGTATGAGTGACTGTCCAGAATGCGGGGCCGAGGTCTCCCTGCACGATAACGTCGAAGTGGGAGAGATCGTCGACTGTGCAACCTGTGGCGCAGAACTGGAGGTCGTCGCCGTCGATCCGGCGACCCTCGAGCCCGCCCCGGAACTCGAAGAGGACTGGGGCGAGTAACGCCGCAGGATTTCTGCAGAGAATAGCCGAACCAATCTCAGCCTTCGCGCCAGATCACCGTCACCGTCGCATCGTCGGTCTCGACGGTGTCGTGAGCGAGGCCGCGGTCCTCGAGTTTCGGGTAGAGGTGCTGGGGTTTGCGGTCGTTGTACTGGAGGAGTACCGCGTCGTCCGCGAGGTCGGCGGTCGCTTCCAGGGTCTGCTTGAGCGGTTTCGGCGGGCCGAGGTTCCGGACGTCTAGTTCCACCTGCGAGCGACCGTCGGGAGCGTCGCTCGCGGCGACGGGATCCGCGTCGCTCACGCCGACTCCTCCCCCAATGCGTCGGGGCCAGGGACTTCATCCGTCTCTTCGAAGAGTTCTTCGAGACGCTGGAGGTCGTCGTTCAGCGACTCACTCTCGTTGTGCATCTCGGCGACCCGGACCCGAACGAGGTCGTAGTCGTGGCGCTCGGGAAGGCCGTTCCAGGCACGGAATGCCCCGATCGCCAGGGAGTTACCGGCCGGACAGAACTCGGTAGTCGGGGTGAACTCCGCCCGGAGGACGCCGTCTTCGTCGGCGTCTTCGGCGTAACGAAACCCGGCGTTGGGATGACGCGTATCGAGGTTCAACTTCGCCAGGTTGTACCCGAAAGTCATGTCGTAGACGCCCCGTTCCTCGAAGATGTCCCACGTCGTCGCGTGGAATTCGGTGTGGTCGTCGTCGGTCAGCACGTCGTGACCGTCGAGAAATGCCCCCGGTTCAGGCAGGTGTTCGGGCACGAACGTCCCCTCGTCGTCGAACGTGTCGCCGGTCGATCCGAGCCGTTGCATACCTCATTGTACTATCTCCATCCCCCCGGCATCTTCCCCGAATATGTTCGTCTGAGGTTCCGGGTCAGGCGTCTTCCGATCGTCCGAGCGAGAGGGAGGGGACCAGCAATGCGCCGGGCGAGTGCGGGCCGTGACGCACGACGACCTGCCCGAGGTTCACGGCGACGACGACGAGGCCGAGCCCGACGGCGATGGGTCCCGCGAGTTCGACGACGGCAGGAACCTCGATCGCTCCAGCGACCGCATTGAGGACCGTCCCGGCCAGCAGCAACAGGAGATCGATCCGGGCAAGGCGGGCGTCGTAGAGGTCTTCGACCATCGGGACGGACTCGTAGCCGATGCGGTCGCTGTAGGTCTCGAGCCAGACGAGAAATGGCACGATGTGATACAGCGTGCCGACGACGACGAACCCGAAGACCCCGACAAGCAGAATCGGCTCGCTGGCGGACGTTCCGAGGACCGTCAATCGGTTTGCGGGTTCGGCCAGCCAGGCCGGGATCGTCACGATTGCCCAGGCGACCATCGCGACGGCGACGACGGCGTACCGAACGAGGACCGTCGAGACCTCGGCCCGCGTGCGGGAGAGCTTTCGGGCGAGGTAGACGCCGACCAGCGCGATCGAGGCAGTCACGAGCACGACGCCGATCCGGGCGAGGATGGCGTCTCCGAGAAGGCGACCGACGGCGAGAGCGAGGACGCCGACGGGGTAGGCGAGCAGTTCGACACGCTGGATCCCACGATCGAGTCGGTCGTCGTCGGCCTGGGTGAACATCTCGCCGAGCTGGTAGAGTGCACCGAAGACCGTCGTCACGAACGCGCCAAAGACCGCAACAGTGGCGTGAGCGCTTGCGACGGCGGGTCGAGTGACCGAGACGCCCGCGAACAGCGGCTGGGTGAAATCGAGCGAGAGCAGATAACCCAGGACGGTCAAAACGAGGAACGCCCCCAGAGCAATCACGAAGTGAACCTCGGTGACGTCGAGGGGACGCGCACGCCATAGCGTCCGGGCGAGGTTGTAGACGAACACCCAGATCCCCGCAACCAGCAGCGTCCCGGCGACGTGCAACAGCGCCAGTTCGGCAGCTACCATCGTCGCAACGAACCCGGTCAGCCCGGCGGCAACGAGCCACGCCTCAAGGGCGGCCAGTCGCTGGGAGTGGAGGGGAACGCCGGACCAGACGGGGACGAACTGCGTCATCGAACCCATGATCGTCATCCCGACGAACCCAGCCAGAAAGAGGTGCGAGACTGCGATCCCCGAGAGCCCGATCGGGTTCCCGACGGTCGCCGCAGCCAGCAACTGACCGGCGAGTGCCAGCGCCACCGCGAGGACGATATGCTGCAGCGTCACCGCCAGCGGCGGGCCCCGATCCGTGTCGACATCCTGCGTGAGCGTTCGCATGCGTTTGCGTTCGACCGTCTCTCCCCTGCCACCGTCGCCGAACATGTTCGCCTAGCCGGCGGTGTATGGGCGAGTAGCCGACTGATTACAGGCGCGACGATTAGGCGTCCTCGTCGGGTTCGGGGGCGTCGATGGCGACAGAGGGTTCCTCGGCCTCGTCGTCACAGCTTTCCAGCACCAGTCCCGTCAGACCCGCGGCGATCAGTCCGATTCCCGTGGCCCGCACGGCGGTGAGATACCAGGGTTTCGCCTCGAGGTCCTCCGGGTTCTCGAAGCCACACAGCGAGAGTTTCGTCGAGAGGCCGAGGACCTGTTTAGGCAGCGCAGCCGCGAACAATCCCTGTAGTGCGATCCAGCCATAACCGAGGCGGCGGAGCATTCGGAACATCGGGTGAGAGTGGGGTCCGGACTCACCTCAACCTGTGGGTTGGCACGGCCCACCTGCACGTTCGACCGACCGGAGCGACCACTACTGTCAAAGGTTCGCACGAGTTGCCGAATTCTACCGTCTCGAACTCGAAAACCGGCAATCCACTACACACCCAGAGGCCATTTAAGTTCATGAAAAAGAGATGGTACATGGACCAGAATGTATCGCGGGATAATACCTCCCGGCTCGAGAGGCGTGTTCCGAGCAATCTCACCGAGCTGTTGGCGCGGTGGGAACTGACTCCCGGACGTATTGCCGCAGTGTATCTTCTCTTCGGGTTCGTCGGGCTGTACGTCTCGGACGTCATCTTCGTACGCGTCTTCACCGAGCCACTCGCAAGTCAGGTCCAGGCAGCCAAGGGGGGCCTGGAGGTGGTCGTCACTGCCGGATTCGTCTACGCGATCAGCGTCGCGAGTTCCAGACAGCACCAGCAGACGAACGAGCAACTGCAACGACGCAACGAGGAACTGCACGTCCTCCATCGAGTGTTACGTCACAATCTTCGGAACGACCTCAACGTCATCGAGGGCCACGCCGAATACGTCGAAGCCACCCTCGAAAACGACGCTCTCGCCGATACCTGCGGGACGATCACTCGCAAGACAGAGGCCATCATCTCCTACATCGAACGGGCCGGCCAGATCAGACGCCTGAGCGAGAATCAGTCCCTCGAGACCTTCGACCTGGCCCGGATCGTCCCGATGATCGTCCGTCGACACGACAAACTGACCGACAACGTGACGGTGACCGTCGACGTGCCCGACGCCGCACCCGTCGCTGCCAACCACATGCTCTCGGCGGCACTCGAGGAACTGCTCACCAACGCCGTGGTCCACGCCGACAGCGACACGCCAACGGTCTCGATCAGGGTCTCGACCAGCGACGCGCCGCGAGGAATGACCTGTATCGAAGTCACTGACGACGGTCCGGGCATCCCCGAGGACGTCAGACGGATCATCGAGTTCGACGAACGCGATCAACTCGCTCATCTCAGTGGCCTGGGGCTGTGGTTCGTCCACTGGACCGTAACTGATGTCGGCGGCTCGGTGTCCTTCGATGTCGACGAAAACGGATCCAGCGTTCGGGTTCTCGTGCCGACCGCCACGGATGAGTGACCCCGTTTTTTCGATGACGGATCGCGATCGCATCGACGGTCGTTTCTGCTCCCTTCACCCGGTCTCGCCCCGATTGTGGGTCCGATACTGTGCTCCAGAGAAGCGGCAATATATGCCTACTATTTCGACGCCGCTTCTGGCAGGCCTGCCGGAAACCCCGAGACGATAACGAACTATCGATCGCGTTACGGAGCGTGATCGCTGTCGGCTATCGCTTGTAATGACCCCCAATAAGGGGGGTACCCACTCATCACAAATTCGTTCGCTCCGTCGAGTTACTCAGCCGGACGATCGTTGCCATCCCGTTTGAAATGGATGGATAGAATATTTTCTCGATTTTGTAGCCATATCCAATATTCTGAGGGAATATATCCACATTTGTGTTGTCACTGAGGGCGGCAAGAGATGGAACGAGAGCGCGCGTTATGGGGGGCGATGCCTGAATGACGGGTACTCACGCATGAATCTCATCGAATTTTGTTCGGCGAGCGAACTCGGCGATCGTGAGGCAGCGATCGTCGATGTGCGCGAGGCTTCGGCCTACGCCGATCTCGGTCACGTCCCCGGCGCGGTCAATATCCCCGTCGATCGGTTCCGGGATCCCACCGGCATCGCGCGAGGGATGCTACCCGATCCAGCCGATCTAGGAGCGTGGCTCGGCGACGCCGGTATCAGTCCTGAGGACCCGGTGGTCGCCTACGACGACGATCGGGGCGTCTACGCAGCGCGCTTGCTGGCAACGCTCGCCGCGTTCGGTCACGAGGGCGACCTGTACCTGCTGGATGGCGACTACACCGTTTACGAGCGCGGCCACGAGGTCACGACCGGCCAACCGGACGTAGCTCCCGTCGAGTACGAACCGGGCGACCTCGACGACGACCTGGTCGCCGATCGCGAGACCGTCGAGGCGGCCGTCGAGGGCGAGGCGGCCGTGATCGACACCCGGACGGAACCGGAATACGAACAGGCCCACATCCCCGGAGCCGTCCAGATCGACTGGGAGGCCTTCGTCGACGGGGCAACCGGGCAACGTCGCTCTGACGCGGAGATCGAATCGCTCCTCGCCGAACACGGCATCGAACGCGACCGGGAGATCGTCCTTTACTGTAACACGGCCCGGCGACTGAGTTACGTCTTCGCCGTTCTCAGTGACCTCGGCTACGAGGACGTCCGCTTCTACGAAGGAAGCTTGGAGGACTGGCTCCGCACTGAGACCGACGACTGGGATCCCGCCGAGATCAAACGTCGCGTCCGGGAACACGCCAGCGATGGTCCCGAGGCAGTCAAAGAAGCCCTCGGGGAGGACGCCGCGGCGAAGCTCAAGCTGGTCGGCCTCTACGGGCAGAAACAGACCGGCTACTTCATGTTCCGGACGAAGATTCCCGGCGGCGTCCTCACCGCCGAGGCGGCCCGCGCGCTGGGGACCGTCGCCGAGGAGTACGCCACCCTGCCAGACGATCGCGACCCCGAGCGGTCGCCCTTCGGCGACAGCTATCTCGACGTGACCACCCGACAGGACATCCAGTTCCACTGGATTCGGATGGAAGACGTCCCCGAAATCTGGGACCTGCTGGATCCGGCCGGCGTCTCGACGTTCCAGACGGGCGGCAATTCGGTCCGGAACGTCGTCTCCTGTCCCGCGGCGGGCGTCGCTGCCGACGAGATGCTCGACGCCCGGCCGGTCGCCGAGGCGATCACCGAGGCGTTCCTCGCCGACCGCCGATACGCGAACCTCCCACGGAAGCTGAAGGTCAGCGTCAACGGCTGTCGGGGAGCCTGTGCCCAGCCCGAGATCAACGACCTCGCCTTTACCCCCGCCCGGAAGGGCGACCGCCTGGGCTTCAACCTCGCCGCCGGAGGTGGCCTCTCGGACAGTCCGCGCATCGCCAGCGACCTGAACGTCTTCGTCGAACCCGAGCAGGTCGTCGACGTGGTGCGCGCGACGGCCGATCTGTTCATCGAACACGGGAGCTATCTCGACACGGCGGTCAACCGCCTGCGGTTCCTCGTCGAAGAGTGGGGGGCCGAACAGTTCCGGGACGAACTCCAGCGCTTTGCTCCCTTCGCGTTCGAATCGGCAGGCGAGGACCTCGTCGATCATCATCACCCGGATCACGTCGGTGTCCACGACCAGGCCGACGGGGCCAACTACGTCGGGCTCTCGATCCCGGTCGGCCGGATCGACGGGACGGAGTTCCGGACGATCGCCGATCTCGCCGAGACCTACGGATCCGGCGAGGTTCGGCTGAGCACCCAGCAGAACCTTCTACTCCCGGACGTGGCCGACGCCGACCTCGAGGAGCTGCGGGCCGAGCCCATTCTCGAGACGTACTCGCCCGATCCCGGACCGTTCACGCGCGGGGTCGTTACCTGCACCGGGCGGGAATACTGTAATTACGCCCTCGTCGAGACGAAGGCCCGAGCGAAGCGCTGGGCGGCCGAGTTGGACGAACGGGTCGACATCGACCAGGATCGCGTCGGCCTGCGCTTCAGCGGCTGTACGGCCTCTTGTGCCCAGCCCCAGATCGACGACGTGGGGATCCGCGGGGAGACCCGCCAGACCGACGCCGGTGTCGAGAGCGCCGCCGACATCGCCGTCGGGGGAAAACTCGACGCCGACCCGCAGTTTGCCACCTGGGTCGCACCGCGCGTTCCGATCGGGGAAGTGCCCGCCGCGGTCGAGCGACTGGTCGCCGTCTTCGAGCGCGAGGGCCACGACGACGAGAAGCTCCACGAGTTCTGCCGGCGGGTCTCGGAGGACCGTCTCGAGGACGTGCTCACGCCTGCCGGGGCCGAGACAGCGACTGCAGCCCAGCCAGGAGGGTCAGACTGATGGCACAACAACAGCCCCGTGCGCCCGCCGTGGGCGACGATCCGCGGGAACCGACGACCGACGTATCGCCGCCGGACGGGAAGGTCCGCTTTCGTCACCTCGACGAGGCGGTCATCGAGGCCGACCGCTGTGTCCAGTGTGGGACCTGCGTGGCCGCCTGTCCCTCGAACTCCATCGGAATCGCTGACAGTGATCGGCGGCCGACGCTGGTGAAAATGTGCACCGGCTGTTCGCGCTGCTGGGACACCTGTCCCCGGGCCGGCTTGCGCTACGAGCGCCTGGCCACACTCGAGGGAGCCGACCCCGAGGACGTCGCCGACGGGATCGGCCACGTCGAGGACGCCTATGCCGCGAGCGCCGCCGAGGACGTTCCCGACGCCCAGCACGGCGGGGTCGTAACCGCGCTGCTGGCCGCGTTACTTGACGATCCCGAGGGGATCGACGGCGCCATCGTGGCCCGGGAAGCCACCGACGGGACCGGCCTGGCTGCGCCGAAACTGGCGACCACGCCCGCCGAAGTCCGCGCGGGGGCGGGCACGCTGTTCACCCAGCCCCTGCAACTCACCGAACTCCGGGAGCTGATCGCCGAGGCCGACCTCCCGGCCGATCCCAGTCTTGGGCTGGTCGGCACGCCCTGTGTGATCGAGGGCGTCACCGCACTCGACCGGAGTCCCTACCGCGAGACGCGCTTCGACGAACCCCGGCCACTCGATCACGTCGACCTGACGATCGCACTGACCTGCACGCAAGCGCTGGACGACGAGGGCCTCGAACACGTTCTCGCGCGGGAGTACAACCTCTCACCCGATGAGGTGACTGGCCTCGATCTGGTCGGCCAGGGCATCCGAATCGACCTGGCTGACGGCGGCGAGGAGCGCGCACCGCTCGCGGACTTCGCGGGCGCGATACTTTCGGGCTGTCTGGAGTGTGCCGACGCGACCGGACAGACGGCCGATCTCACGGTCGGGACCGTCGGCACCGGCCAGGGAGAGTCCACACTGCTGGTCCGGACCGAACGGGGGGAAATAGCGTTCGATCGCGCCGAGTCCGCCCTCGAAACTCGACAACTGGACGATCTCGGGCCGGTCGAACAGCTCGCCGCGTGGAACGCCGATCGTGCCCGCGAAGCGATGGCCCGCGAGTACGACCCCGAGGGAGAGCTGTCGATTCCCCACATGGCCCACCGGGAGGCCTACGACGGAACAGATCGCGCGCCGGTCGCGTTCAATCCCGCGCGCGTCCACCAGTACGAGGAGTGGTGCTGAATGACTGAGACAGAGACAGAGACACGATCGACGAGCGAGGACGACGAGACGGAGGAGAACCGCCAGAACGATCACCTCGACGGCGTCGAGGACGGGTGTGGCTGTGCCGAGGTCTGGGAACACCTCTCTGAAGAACGCGGGGACGACTGATCGCTGCAGCCGTCGCGGTCGGCGTCACGAATGCGAACGGCCTCTCACTCTAGTTCCGCAGCGATGACCGACCGGAGGTCGGCGATCGTCGCAGCGTCGTAGGTCAGCGTGTCGTCGCCGATCGACAGCGACAGCGTCCCCGACCTGTCGGCCTCGCCGATCGAGGCGACTGGTGCGACGCCGTCGAAGGCGTCCCGGACGGCATCCGGATCGGTCGTCTCGACGACGACTCGGCCCGGCTGTTCGTGATACAGTGCGCCGACGGCATCCGCGGCGTCGATCGTGACGTCGGCACCCGCCCCCTCGTGGACCATCTCGGCGAGGGCGACCGCCAGGCCGCCGTGGCTCACGTCGTGGACCGCCAGCGTCCCCTCGTGATCGGCGACGGCGGCCAGCGTCTCGACCAGCGCGGCGGGGTCTTCCGGAAGATCGGGGAAGCGGTCGGTCCCGCCCTCGCTTTCGAGCAGTTGGGAGCCACCGAGGCGGGGCTCGCTGTCCCCGGCCAGCGCCAGGTCGCCAACCAGTACCAGCGATCCCTCGCCAGCCAGTGACAGCGGCGGGGCGTCGTAGCCGTCCTTGGTGCCGACCATCGCCAGGGTCGGCGTCGGGGGGATCGGCCCCGTCGCGGAGTCGTTGTACAGCGAGACGTTCCCGCCGACGACCGGGACCGACAGCTCGGCACAGACGTCGGCCAACCCGTCGACGATCCCCGTGAACTCGCCGTAGACTTCGGGCTTCTCGGGGTTGCCGGCGTTCAGGCAGTCGACCGCCGCCAGCGGGGTCGCGCCCTTGGCGGCGATGTTCGTCGCGTTCTCCAGGCCCGCGGCCCGCGCCCCCTCGTAGGGCGCCGTCTCGGTCCAGGTGGGCTCGGCGCCGGCCGAGATCGCCAGCCCCGTCTCTGCCTCGCGGATCGCCAGCAGCGCGGCGTCGTCGCCCGGCCGCATGGCGGTCCGGACCTGGACCTCGTGGTCGTACTGGCGATAGATCCAGCGCTTGCTCGCGGTGGTGGGATCGGAGAGGACCGTCTCGAAGGCCGCGTCGGGGTCGATCTCGGGGCGATCGGGTTCGGGCTGTTCGGGTTCGATCGCACTCAGATCCGCAAGCGGCGCGCCCTCGCCGACGAACTCGGCGGGCACGTCGACGACGACCTCGCCGTCCTTTCTGCAAACGTAGTTTCCGTCCTCGGTCACGTCGCCGATGACCGCCGACCCGAGATCGTAGCGCTCGGCGATCGCCTGGACGCGGTCGACGTTCTCCTTGCGGACTTCGTAGACGATCCGCTCCTGGGACTCGCTGAGCAGCAGTTCCGTCGCCGTCAGCCCTGGTTCGCGCTGGTGGATCGCGTCGAGGTCGATGTCGGCGCCGAACCCACCCTTGGCAACGAGTTCGGTGGATGCCCCGCCGAGGCCGGCAGCCCCCAGGTCCCGGGCGGATTCGACGAGATCCTCCTCGATGAGTTGCTCGTTTGCCTCGATGAGCAACTTCTCGCGGTAGGGGTTGCCGACCTGGACCGCGCCGCGGTCCTCGGTTTCGGCGTCTTCCGCGATGTCCTCGCTGGCGAAGGAGGCCCCGCCCAGCCCGTCCCGGCCGGTCGAACTCCCGACGAGGACGAGCTTGTTTCCCGCCCGCTGGGCCTGTGCGGTAACGAGCCGGTCGGCCGAGAGCAGGCCGACGCAAGCCACGTTCACGAGGGGATTCTCCTCGTAATCCTCGTGGAAGGTGGTCGAGCCGGCCACAGTCGGGACCCCGATGGAGTTGCCGTAGTCCGAGATGCCCTCGACGACGCCTTCCAGCAGGTACCGGGGGTACTCCCGGCCGAAGTCACCGAAGTAAAGCGAGTCAGCGAGTGCAATTGGGAACGCACCCATCGAGAGGATGTCCCTGACGATGCCGCCGACGCCCGTCGCCGCGCCGTCGTAGGGATCGACGTAGGAAGGGTGATTGTGACTCTCGATTCCCATCGCGAGGTAGGTGTCTTCGGCCTCGGGCAGCGAGACGACGCCGGCGTCGTCGCCCGGCGGGACGACGACGTGTTCGCCGTCGCTCTCGAAAGCGCCCAACAGCGGACGCGAGGAGCGATACGAGCAGTGCTCGCTCCAGAGGTTCTCGAACAGCGCCGCCTCGGGGGGCGTGGGATCGCGGCCGAGTTCGTCGACGACGACCGCGCGATCGGACTCCGATAGAGCCATTGGCGGTCTCTCGCCGCCCGGGCCGCTTATCGCTTACTATGCGAACGCGGCACGTATCGTGCCGCAACCTCACTCGACGATAATTGCACCTTTCATGCCGTTGATGCGGTGCGGAATACAGACGTAGGAGTAGGCTCCCGGTTCTTCGAAGGTGTACTCGTACGTCTTGCTACTGCTGGTGATGGCAGTGCCGCTGTCCAACGGATCACGGTCGTCTTTCGAGACGACGTTGTGGGCGCCACCGCGACCGTTCCACTCCCAGACGACGGTCGTTCCCTGGCTGATCGCGACGACGGGCGGACCGAAGGCGTAGTTGGCGCCGTTGCCCTGCGCGCCGACCGTGACCGAGACCTCCGCGGCGTCGGTCCGATCGACGCCAGTCCCGTCGAAGTTACTCGTATCCGAGAGGTACTCCGTGACCGAGTCAGGGATGTCGGTGTATTCCGAATATTGACTCTCGGTTTCCGTACTCGACCCGCTCGAACAGCCAGCCAGCGAGCCAGCCGCGAGGCCGGCCGCGAGCGTGGAGAGAAACTGCCGTCTGCCTTCCATAATGGAGAGTCGGGGCTCGTCGCTGAAAACCGCGTCGGGATGGGACGATCTGGCCGTCGGTTGCTGCCGTCACTTGGCACGCACAACCACAGGCGGTCAAGGGGAAAAACTATCGCGGGCACCGTCAGCGTACAGGGCATAGACGACGACCACGAACCCCAGCGCGGTGAACGCACTGTCGATCCCGACGCTCACGTCGAAACTGAACGCGCCGAACTGGTGGAGCACACCACCAAGCAGGGAGCCGAAAGCGACCAGCGCCAGTCCGACCATGAACGTGCGCAACGAGGGAGAGCCTGTCCGCCGGTAGGCCCGAAAGGCGAGATACGCGAGGATACCCGTACAGCCAAGGACGATCATCTCGGCCGCGGTGACGACGACGACGCTGCTTTGCATTCTCAGGCTCTAGACGAACGTGTGGTTGCAGTGGTGATATAATCGCCAGCGGATTTCCACGTCGTGGGAAACGATCGCAAAATCGACGGCACTGAAACTGCGGCCCGGAAGGCGGTTCAATCGCTGGTATAGAGCGAGTAGACGATGACCGCGAAGCCACCGGCCGTCAGCGTCGACTCCAGCAACAGCGTCTGCTGGATCGGCAGTTCGACGATCAGGTCGCTGATACCCGCCAGTAACGCGCCCAACGTCACGACGGCGAAGCCAGCGGCGAGCGCGCCCAGGGACTGTGAGTGGGTCCGCCGGTAGGCCCGATAGGCCAGGAAGGTGATCAAGCCACCCAGCAGGAGGGTGAGCGTCTTCAGTGCGATGACCGTTATCGAGACGTGTGGGCTCATGTTTCCTTGCGCACCTCCGACCACAGGTTCTCTAAGCGTTCGTCGGCCGTCCGGGCCCGGCGAGCGATCTGGACCTCGCACTCCCGGTCGTCCGAGAGGCCGATGATGACTTCCTCGAAGGCCACCTCGTAAGTCGAGGCGTGTTGACCGTCGGGCCGAATCTCGACGCCCTCGGTCAACAGCGAGGCCTCGGTCAGCAGATCGAGTTTCCGGTAAGTCGTCGAAAGGGGGATGTCACTCGCCTCCGAGATCTCCGATGCAGTCATGGGTTCGTCAAGTTCCTCGACGATACGCCGACACTCCGGGTCGTCCAGTGCGTCCAGTACGTCCTGGAGATCGGGCGCCTCGTCGGCGGCGAACGGATCGCGGACCATTTCATTCCGGCCCTCCCCGTCTTGGGGATCCGGCGATGACGGTCTCGCACGATCGTCGCGACGGGAGCATACCCTACTCTGGGCGCTTCCCCTGAATTTGTGTTTCGGTTTCGGCCGTCCGAATAGATAGTGTTTTCGCGTGTCGCCTGGATGAACATGTTCGCCAGTCGGTTGACCCGTCTGAGACACAGTGTTTTAGGCATGCCTAATTCAGACGGCATCCTGGCGACGACGCGGCGGCGACTGCTCGGCGCGATCGGTGCCGGCGGGGCGGCGTCGATAGCCGGCTGTCTGGCCGCACCGGACGCCGGTGACCTAGCCGAAGAGACGACCACGACGCCACGACCACCCCGGGAAACCGACGCCGATAGCGTGGCGGCCGATCCGACCGACATCCCCGATCCGATCGACCGCAACGAACCAACAACGCACGAGATCACTCTCGAGGCCGAGGAGGTCACTGCCGAGATCGAACCCGGCGTAACCTTCGACTACATGACCTTTGGTGGGCAGGTTCCGGGGCCGATGATCCGCGTCCGACGGGGCGACACCGTCGAGTTCACCATGGATAACCTCCCGGAGAACGCCATGGTCCACAACGTCGACTTCCACGCCGTCTACGGCACCGGTGGCGGATCGATCGCGACCAACGCGGCGCCGGGCGCAGAGAACTCGATGCGCTTCCGGGCGGAGTACCCCGGTGCGTACATCTACCACTGTGCCGTGCCCAACCTGGATTACCACATCAGCGCGGGCATGTTCGGCATGATCCTCGTCGAACCCGAAGAC harbors:
- a CDS encoding DUF2249 domain-containing protein encodes the protein MSDADPVAASDAPDGRSQVELDVRNLGPPKPLKQTLEATADLADDAVLLQYNDRKPQHLYPKLEDRGLAHDTVETDDATVTVIWREG
- a CDS encoding Coenzyme F420 hydrogenase/dehydrogenase, beta subunit C-terminal domain, with the protein product MAQQQPRAPAVGDDPREPTTDVSPPDGKVRFRHLDEAVIEADRCVQCGTCVAACPSNSIGIADSDRRPTLVKMCTGCSRCWDTCPRAGLRYERLATLEGADPEDVADGIGHVEDAYAASAAEDVPDAQHGGVVTALLAALLDDPEGIDGAIVAREATDGTGLAAPKLATTPAEVRAGAGTLFTQPLQLTELRELIAEADLPADPSLGLVGTPCVIEGVTALDRSPYRETRFDEPRPLDHVDLTIALTCTQALDDEGLEHVLAREYNLSPDEVTGLDLVGQGIRIDLADGGEERAPLADFAGAILSGCLECADATGQTADLTVGTVGTGQGESTLLVRTERGEIAFDRAESALETRQLDDLGPVEQLAAWNADRAREAMAREYDPEGELSIPHMAHREAYDGTDRAPVAFNPARVHQYEEWC
- the lysW gene encoding lysine biosynthesis protein LysW: MSDCPECGAEVSLHDNVEVGEIVDCATCGAELEVVAVDPATLEPAPELEEDWGE
- a CDS encoding sensor histidine kinase; the protein is MDQNVSRDNTSRLERRVPSNLTELLARWELTPGRIAAVYLLFGFVGLYVSDVIFVRVFTEPLASQVQAAKGGLEVVVTAGFVYAISVASSRQHQQTNEQLQRRNEELHVLHRVLRHNLRNDLNVIEGHAEYVEATLENDALADTCGTITRKTEAIISYIERAGQIRRLSENQSLETFDLARIVPMIVRRHDKLTDNVTVTVDVPDAAPVAANHMLSAALEELLTNAVVHADSDTPTVSIRVSTSDAPRGMTCIEVTDDGPGIPEDVRRIIEFDERDQLAHLSGLGLWFVHWTVTDVGGSVSFDVDENGSSVRVLVPTATDE
- a CDS encoding rhodanese-like domain-containing protein codes for the protein MNLIEFCSASELGDREAAIVDVREASAYADLGHVPGAVNIPVDRFRDPTGIARGMLPDPADLGAWLGDAGISPEDPVVAYDDDRGVYAARLLATLAAFGHEGDLYLLDGDYTVYERGHEVTTGQPDVAPVEYEPGDLDDDLVADRETVEAAVEGEAAVIDTRTEPEYEQAHIPGAVQIDWEAFVDGATGQRRSDAEIESLLAEHGIERDREIVLYCNTARRLSYVFAVLSDLGYEDVRFYEGSLEDWLRTETDDWDPAEIKRRVREHASDGPEAVKEALGEDAAAKLKLVGLYGQKQTGYFMFRTKIPGGVLTAEAARALGTVAEEYATLPDDRDPERSPFGDSYLDVTTRQDIQFHWIRMEDVPEIWDLLDPAGVSTFQTGGNSVRNVVSCPAAGVAADEMLDARPVAEAITEAFLADRRYANLPRKLKVSVNGCRGACAQPEINDLAFTPARKGDRLGFNLAAGGGLSDSPRIASDLNVFVEPEQVVDVVRATADLFIEHGSYLDTAVNRLRFLVEEWGAEQFRDELQRFAPFAFESAGEDLVDHHHPDHVGVHDQADGANYVGLSIPVGRIDGTEFRTIADLAETYGSGEVRLSTQQNLLLPDVADADLEELRAEPILETYSPDPGPFTRGVVTCTGREYCNYALVETKARAKRWAAELDERVDIDQDRVGLRFSGCTASCAQPQIDDVGIRGETRQTDAGVESAADIAVGGKLDADPQFATWVAPRVPIGEVPAAVERLVAVFEREGHDDEKLHEFCRRVSEDRLEDVLTPAGAETATAAQPGGSD